A DNA window from Helianthus annuus cultivar XRQ/B chromosome 15, HanXRQr2.0-SUNRISE, whole genome shotgun sequence contains the following coding sequences:
- the LOC110912942 gene encoding 60S ribosomal protein L24 isoform X2, with protein MVLKTELCRFSGQKIYPGRGIRFIRSDSQVFLFANSKCKRYFHNKLKPSKLTWTAMYRKQHKKDLAQEAVKKRRRATKKPYSRAIVGATLEVIQKKRSEKPEVRDAAREAALREIKERIKKTKDEKKAKKAEVASKQKVQGKAGNAPKGGKGPKLGGGGGKR; from the exons ATGGTTCTCAA gACTGAGCTATGCAGATTCAGTGGCCAGAAGATTTATCCTGGTAGGGGTATTAGATTCATCAGATCTGATTCACAG GTGTTTTTGTTCGCAAATTCCAAATGCAAAAGGTACTTTCACAACAAGCTGAAGCCGTCAAAGCTTACATGGACCGCGATGTACCGAAAGCAGCACAAGAAG gatcttgcTCAAGAGGCTGTGAAGAAGAGGCGTCGTGCGACCAAGAAGCCGTATTCCAGGGCTATTGTGGGAGCTACTTTGGAAGTTATTCAGAAGAAGAGAAGTGAGAAACCTGAAGTTCGTGATGCTGCTAGAGAGGCTGCTCTTCG TGAAATCAAGGAAAGAATCAAGAAAACTAAGGATGAGAAGAAGGCAAAGAAAGCCGAGGTTGCATCAAAGCAGAAGGTCCAAGGTAAAGCTGGGAATGCGCCTAAAGGAGGTAAGGGACCTAAGCTCGGAGGCGGTGGTGGGAAGCGTTAA
- the LOC110912941 gene encoding methyl-CpG-binding domain-containing protein 13 isoform X1 yields the protein MSPVKSPEQHSVRDVGKTNKFVVGNDEADELPPGWTKELKTRKSGSRTKVDRRYTDPVTGYIFHSLKDAQRYVKTGEVGSLATKPKNNECVDTDNKDERLHMEEKEERSESKEQHSARDVGKTNKIVAENDEADELPPGWTMELKKRKPGSKTKFDRRYTDPVTGYIFISLKDAQRYVKTGVLGRLARKPKNNEDEKLHIEERSKSKDSETLRRKRPLDNTGTEFSETGKSELIHRASKRLAAPSPPEPKTRQATRLAEVTVDASVSSPSQVEPKTRNATHKGGIKIISPPPSPPDTRIKIDASVTPPPVSKTRQAAHQSGIEIDSPTSLRDSKTRHATPLVGTEVPSPPPQPEPKTQQAKHLYSIVDNASPASLPPAKTRRATRQAGIEINAPPPSLPDTRTGRQATRARLVNLASPKKTDKKTEAEKMTDKHNQENHGNPKEHNNKIEMGPATLPPVYFEKKELPAVNATVSNPMPQSGYGYGGNMKSSDSSINFSMNDLWTDPCIEFAVKTLTGAIPCEDLNKPENPAPSPLKVPLEDLWTDPCIEFAVKTLTGAIPVGENDRLQQRTDTSRNTRAPHDFYLPDVGPAGQNKQQQQQQQGSTYGNVGFQNSGNFANGQCSRYRFF from the exons ATGTCCCCTGTGAAGTCACCCGAACAACACAGTGTTCGGGATGTGGGGAAAACGAATAAG TTTGTAGTTGGGAACGATGAAGCGGATGAGCTCCCCCCAGGGTGGACAAAGGAGTTGAAAACAAGAAAATCCGGTTCAAGAACAAAAGTTGATCGG CGCTACACGGATCCCGTCACTGGATACATATTCCACTCGCTCAAAGATGCCCAACGCTATGTCAAAACTGGTGAAGTGGGAAGCCTAGCGACCAAACCGAAGAACAACGAGTGTGTTGATACGGATAATAAAGATGAAAGATTACAT ATGGAGGAAAAAGAAGAAAGGAGTGAATCGAAGGAACAACACAGTGCTCGGGATGTTGGGAAAACAAATAAG ATTGTAGCTGAGAACGATGAAGCGGATGAGCTCCCCCCAGGGTGGACAATGGAGTTGAAAAAAAGAAAACCCggttcaaaaacaaaatttgatCGG CGCTACACGGATCCCGTCACTGGATACATATTCATCTCGCTCAAAGATGCCCAACGCTATGTTAAAACTGGAGTATTGGGGAGACTAGCACGCAAACCGAAGAACAATGAAGATGAAAAATTACAT ATAGAAGAAAGGAGTAAATCAAAAGATAGTGAAACTTTGAGGCGTAAACGACCACTGGATAATACAGGAACCGAATTTAGCGAAACTGGTAAGTCGGAACTGATTCACCGTGCTTCAAAAAGACTAGCGGCACCATCACCGCCAGAGCCTAAAACCCGTCAAGCTACACGACTAGCGGAAGTGACAGTTGATGCATCGGTCTCATCACCATCACAGGTAGAACCTAAAACCCGTAACGCTACACATAAAGGTGGAATCAAAATCatatcaccaccaccatcaccgccaGATACCAGAATCAAgatcgatgcatcagtaacaccGCCACCTGTTTCTAAAACCCGTCAAGCTGCACACCAATCTGGAATCGAAATTGATTCACCAACATCATTGCGAGATTCTAAAACTCGTCATGCGACACCGCTAGTGGGAACGGAAGTTCCATCGCCGCCACCTCAGCCAGAGCCTAAAACCCAACAAGCCAAACATCTATATAGTATCGTAGATAATGCATCACCAGCGTCACTGCCACCGGCTAAAACTCGCAGAGCTACACGACAAGCGGGTATCGAAATTAACGCACCACCACCGTCACTGCCGGATACCCGAACCGGCCGCCAGGCTACCCGAGCTAGACTTGTTAATCTGGCTAGTCCGAAAAAAACCGACAAAAAAACCGAAGCGGAAAAGATGACCGACAAGCATAATCAAGAAAACCATGGGAATCCTAAAGAACATAATAACAAGATTGAGATGGGACCCGCCACATTGCCGCCAGTGTATTTTGAGAAGAAAGAATTGCCTGCGGTCAACGCTACAGTAAGCAACCCAATGCCACAATCCGGTTATGGTTACGGAGGGAACATGAAGTCGTCAGACTCGTCAATCAACTTTTCCATGAACGATTTGTGGACAGACCCGTGCATCGAATTCGCTGTAAAAACACTGACAGGCGCAATCCCATGTGAGGATTTAAACAAACCCGAAAATCCGGCACCGTCGCCGTTAAAGGTGCCGTTAGAAGATCTCTGGACAGACCCGTGTATTGAATTCGCTGTAAAAACTCTCACAGGTGCAATTCCGGTTGGGGAAAATGATCGTTTACAGCAACGAACCGACACCAGTAGAAATACCCGGGCCCCACATGATTTCTATCTGCCTGATGTGGGCCCCGCAGGGCAGAAtaagcaacagcaacagcagcagcagggtTCGACGTATGGAAACGTTGGTTTTCAAAATTCGGGTAATTTTGCTAACGGGCAGTGTTCGAGATATAGGTTCTTTTAG
- the LOC110912942 gene encoding 60S ribosomal protein L24 isoform X1: protein MVLKTELCRFSGQKIYPGRGIRFIRSDSQVFLFANSKCKRYFHNKLKPSKLTWTAMYRKQHKKDLAQEAVKKRRRATKKPYSRAIVGATLEVIQKKRSEKPEVRDAAREAALRYGCFFCFSRRYKWKTETSSEIKERIKKTKDEKKAKKAEVASKQKVQGKAGNAPKGGKGPKLGGGGGKR from the exons ATGGTTCTCAA gACTGAGCTATGCAGATTCAGTGGCCAGAAGATTTATCCTGGTAGGGGTATTAGATTCATCAGATCTGATTCACAG GTGTTTTTGTTCGCAAATTCCAAATGCAAAAGGTACTTTCACAACAAGCTGAAGCCGTCAAAGCTTACATGGACCGCGATGTACCGAAAGCAGCACAAGAAG gatcttgcTCAAGAGGCTGTGAAGAAGAGGCGTCGTGCGACCAAGAAGCCGTATTCCAGGGCTATTGTGGGAGCTACTTTGGAAGTTATTCAGAAGAAGAGAAGTGAGAAACCTGAAGTTCGTGATGCTGCTAGAGAGGCTGCTCTTCGGTATGGCTGTTTTTTCTGTTTTAGTCGTAGATACAAGTGGAAAACAGAAACGAGCAG TGAAATCAAGGAAAGAATCAAGAAAACTAAGGATGAGAAGAAGGCAAAGAAAGCCGAGGTTGCATCAAAGCAGAAGGTCCAAGGTAAAGCTGGGAATGCGCCTAAAGGAGGTAAGGGACCTAAGCTCGGAGGCGGTGGTGGGAAGCGTTAA
- the LOC110912941 gene encoding serine/arginine repetitive matrix protein 1 isoform X2 — protein MYSNGYRLKNQMEEKEERSESKEQHSARDVGKTNKIVAENDEADELPPGWTMELKKRKPGSKTKFDRRYTDPVTGYIFISLKDAQRYVKTGVLGRLARKPKNNEDEKLHIEERSKSKDSETLRRKRPLDNTGTEFSETGKSELIHRASKRLAAPSPPEPKTRQATRLAEVTVDASVSSPSQVEPKTRNATHKGGIKIISPPPSPPDTRIKIDASVTPPPVSKTRQAAHQSGIEIDSPTSLRDSKTRHATPLVGTEVPSPPPQPEPKTQQAKHLYSIVDNASPASLPPAKTRRATRQAGIEINAPPPSLPDTRTGRQATRARLVNLASPKKTDKKTEAEKMTDKHNQENHGNPKEHNNKIEMGPATLPPVYFEKKELPAVNATVSNPMPQSGYGYGGNMKSSDSSINFSMNDLWTDPCIEFAVKTLTGAIPCEDLNKPENPAPSPLKVPLEDLWTDPCIEFAVKTLTGAIPVGENDRLQQRTDTSRNTRAPHDFYLPDVGPAGQNKQQQQQQQGSTYGNVGFQNSGNFANGQCSRYRFF, from the exons ATGTACTCAAATGGTTATAGATTGAAAAATCAG ATGGAGGAAAAAGAAGAAAGGAGTGAATCGAAGGAACAACACAGTGCTCGGGATGTTGGGAAAACAAATAAG ATTGTAGCTGAGAACGATGAAGCGGATGAGCTCCCCCCAGGGTGGACAATGGAGTTGAAAAAAAGAAAACCCggttcaaaaacaaaatttgatCGG CGCTACACGGATCCCGTCACTGGATACATATTCATCTCGCTCAAAGATGCCCAACGCTATGTTAAAACTGGAGTATTGGGGAGACTAGCACGCAAACCGAAGAACAATGAAGATGAAAAATTACAT ATAGAAGAAAGGAGTAAATCAAAAGATAGTGAAACTTTGAGGCGTAAACGACCACTGGATAATACAGGAACCGAATTTAGCGAAACTGGTAAGTCGGAACTGATTCACCGTGCTTCAAAAAGACTAGCGGCACCATCACCGCCAGAGCCTAAAACCCGTCAAGCTACACGACTAGCGGAAGTGACAGTTGATGCATCGGTCTCATCACCATCACAGGTAGAACCTAAAACCCGTAACGCTACACATAAAGGTGGAATCAAAATCatatcaccaccaccatcaccgccaGATACCAGAATCAAgatcgatgcatcagtaacaccGCCACCTGTTTCTAAAACCCGTCAAGCTGCACACCAATCTGGAATCGAAATTGATTCACCAACATCATTGCGAGATTCTAAAACTCGTCATGCGACACCGCTAGTGGGAACGGAAGTTCCATCGCCGCCACCTCAGCCAGAGCCTAAAACCCAACAAGCCAAACATCTATATAGTATCGTAGATAATGCATCACCAGCGTCACTGCCACCGGCTAAAACTCGCAGAGCTACACGACAAGCGGGTATCGAAATTAACGCACCACCACCGTCACTGCCGGATACCCGAACCGGCCGCCAGGCTACCCGAGCTAGACTTGTTAATCTGGCTAGTCCGAAAAAAACCGACAAAAAAACCGAAGCGGAAAAGATGACCGACAAGCATAATCAAGAAAACCATGGGAATCCTAAAGAACATAATAACAAGATTGAGATGGGACCCGCCACATTGCCGCCAGTGTATTTTGAGAAGAAAGAATTGCCTGCGGTCAACGCTACAGTAAGCAACCCAATGCCACAATCCGGTTATGGTTACGGAGGGAACATGAAGTCGTCAGACTCGTCAATCAACTTTTCCATGAACGATTTGTGGACAGACCCGTGCATCGAATTCGCTGTAAAAACACTGACAGGCGCAATCCCATGTGAGGATTTAAACAAACCCGAAAATCCGGCACCGTCGCCGTTAAAGGTGCCGTTAGAAGATCTCTGGACAGACCCGTGTATTGAATTCGCTGTAAAAACTCTCACAGGTGCAATTCCGGTTGGGGAAAATGATCGTTTACAGCAACGAACCGACACCAGTAGAAATACCCGGGCCCCACATGATTTCTATCTGCCTGATGTGGGCCCCGCAGGGCAGAAtaagcaacagcaacagcagcagcagggtTCGACGTATGGAAACGTTGGTTTTCAAAATTCGGGTAATTTTGCTAACGGGCAGTGTTCGAGATATAGGTTCTTTTAG